GGATCCAGCTCGACCTCGGAGGAGATAATGACCTCGCCCTTTTTTATGAGCTTCTCGATGAGAAGGGGCATGTATCTGGCATCGAACTTCTCGCTCCTCGTGTCGTGCGTGGCGTTGAAGGCCGCAAAACGTAATAGAAAGATATTATCTCCCTCGGTCAGGCCCAGGTCGGCGAGGACTGAGGGGTCCGGCTTAAAATAATTAGGGTGGAGGTATGCCAATTCCTTGCACCCCGCGAAGCGAATATGCTTTTTACCCAGGTCTTTTTTAAAGCTCTCCGGAGTCAGGATGATGTCCGTGTTGGGATAGGCGATGAAATTCGTCAGATCGGCGTGCTCCGTATCTGTTATACCGATATGGGCCTTTCCGAAAATTCGGCTGATCGGCCCCGCGATCTCCGACGTGGTGCTGATCAGGATATCAGGATCAAAACGTTTTACAAGCCGGTACATCTCCATTTCGCCGTTAACCAGAAGGACGAGTTTGCCCAGGATGCCGCAATTGACGTTGTTATATAGGATGCTATAATCGAACCCATAGCCTTTTATCAGGTCCAGGGCTATCTCCTTGAT
The sequence above is a segment of the Methanocella sp. genome. Coding sequences within it:
- a CDS encoding DUF354 domain-containing protein; protein product: MRILIEIGHPAQIHLFKNLAWRLEKDGHTVKIAISIKEIALDLIKGYGFDYSILYNNVNCGILGKLVLLVNGEMEMYRLVKRFDPDILISTTSEIAGPISRIFGKAHIGITDTEHADLTNFIAYPNTDIILTPESFKKDLGKKHIRFAGCKELAYLHPNYFKPDPSVLADLGLTEGDNIFLLRFAAFNATHDTRSEKFDARYMPLLIEKLIKKGEVIISSEVELDPGLKKYQRRIDPMKYHHLLYYSKLYIGEGSTSANEAAILGVPALHFERLMYRAGPRSVTSIIGIMDELQNKYGLVYSFYDETELLRKADEILADIGASKRDWARKREIFLKDKIDVTAFLVWFIENYPGSLAEIKQSPQLQYNFK